A window of the Diceros bicornis minor isolate mBicDic1 chromosome 28, mDicBic1.mat.cur, whole genome shotgun sequence genome harbors these coding sequences:
- the DYNC2I2 gene encoding cytoplasmic dynein 2 intermediate chain 2 isoform X2, translating to MVIRELNKNRRSHAFDGFEVNWTEQQWTVTCLHTLGYPPAQGQGLHVTSLSWNTTGSVVACAYGRLDDGDWSTLKSFVCAWNLDRRGLNPRQPSVVVEVPSAVMCLAFHPTQPSHIAGGLYSGEVLVWDVSRPEDPLLWRTGLTDDTHTDPVYQVVWLPEPRHSHRFQVLSVATDGKVLLWQGVGAGQLQLTEGFALVVQQLPRNTKLRKPPRGETEVGTTAVAFSSFDPSLFVLGTEGGFPLKCSLAAEEAALTRMPSSVPLRAPAQFTFSPHGGPVYSVSCSPFHRNLFLSAGTDGHVHLYSMLQAQPLTSLRLSHKYLFAVRWSPVRPLVFAAASGEGDVQLFDLQKSSQKPTVSIKQTQDGSPVYCLEFNRQQTQLLAAGDAQGTVKVWQLSTEFTEQGPGETEDLEQLAAEVAT from the exons GTGACCTGCCTGCACACCCTGGGCTACCCCCCAGCCCAAGGGCAGGGTCTGCACGTGACCAGCCTCTCCTGGAACACCACTGGCTCCGTGGTGGCCTGTGCCTATGGCCG GCTGGATGACGGAGACTGGAGCACGCTGAAGTCCTTCGTGTGCGCCTGGAACCTGGACCGGCGAGGCCTGAACCCCCGGCAGCCAtcggtggtggtggaggtgccCAGCGCCGTCATGTGCCTGGCCTTCCACCCCACGCAGCCGTCCCACATTGCAG GTGGGCTGTACAGTGGTGAGGTGCTGGTGTGGGACGTGAGCCGGCCCGAGGACCCGCTGCTCTGGCGCACGGGCCTCACGGacgacacacacacagaccccgTGTACCAG GTGGTCTGGCTCCCCGAGCCCCGGCACAGCCACCGCTTCCAGGTGCTGAGCGTGGCCACAGATGGGAAGGTGCTGCTCTGGCAGGGGGTCGGGGCGGGCCAGCTGCAGCTCACCGAGGGCTTCGCCCTGGTCGTGCAGCAGCTCCCCCGGAACACCAAGCTAAGGAAG cctccccGGGGGGAGACGGAGGTGGGCACCACGGCAGTGGCTTTCTCCAGCTTTGACCCCAGCCTTTTTGTTCTGGGCACGGAAGGCGGCTTCCCACTCAAGTGCTCCCTGGCAGCGGAAGAGGCCGCCCTCACGCGGATGCCTAGCTCTGTGCCCCTGCGGGCCCCGGCACAGTTCACCTTCTCTCCCCATGGTGGCCCCGTCTACTCCGTGAGCTGTTCCCCCTTCCACAG GAACCTCTTCCTGAGCGCAGGGACCGACGGCCACGTCCACCTGTACTCCATGCTGCAGGCGCAGCCGCTGACCTCCCTGCGGCTGTCCCACAAGTACCTGTTTGCTGTGCGCTGGTCCCCAGTGCGCCCTTTGGTGTTTGCGGCTGCTTCTGGGGAAG GTGATGTGCAACTGTTTGATCTCCAGAAAAGCTCCCAGAAACCCACAGTTTCCATCAAGCAAACCCAGGATGGCAGCCCTGTCTATTGTCTTGAATTTAATCGCCAGCAGACTCAGCTCTTGGCTGCTGGCGACGCCCAGGGCACAGTGAAGGTGTGGCAGCTAAGCACCGAGTTCACTGAACAAGGGCCTGGGGAGACAGAGGACTTGGAGCAGCTGGCGGCGGAGGTGGCCACCTGA
- the DYNC2I2 gene encoding cytoplasmic dynein 2 intermediate chain 2 isoform X3, with protein MPPGQPLHRSFDLWCSSPPGAFVPTPSLWLALPAVSFAASSLLWAEKQDAGALKNFFVCEVTCLHTLGYPPAQGQGLHVTSLSWNTTGSVVACAYGRLDDGDWSTLKSFVCAWNLDRRGLNPRQPSVVVEVPSAVMCLAFHPTQPSHIAGGLYSGEVLVWDVSRPEDPLLWRTGLTDDTHTDPVYQVVWLPEPRHSHRFQVLSVATDGKVLLWQGVGAGQLQLTEGFALVVQQLPRNTKLRKPPRGETEVGTTAVAFSSFDPSLFVLGTEGGFPLKCSLAAEEAALTRMPSSVPLRAPAQFTFSPHGGPVYSVSCSPFHRNLFLSAGTDGHVHLYSMLQAQPLTSLRLSHKYLFAVRWSPVRPLVFAAASGEGDVQLFDLQKSSQKPTVSIKQTQDGSPVYCLEFNRQQTQLLAAGDAQGTVKVWQLSTEFTEQGPGETEDLEQLAAEVAT; from the exons atgccgccaggccaACCACTTCACAGGAGTTTTGATCTGTGGTGCAGCTCACCTCCCGGAGCATTTGTGCCAACCCCCTCGCTGTGGCTAGCATTGCCAGCCGTTTCTTTCGCTGCTTCTAGCTTGCTATGGGCTGAGAAACAAGATGCcggagctttaaaaaatttttttgtgtgtgag GTGACCTGCCTGCACACCCTGGGCTACCCCCCAGCCCAAGGGCAGGGTCTGCACGTGACCAGCCTCTCCTGGAACACCACTGGCTCCGTGGTGGCCTGTGCCTATGGCCG GCTGGATGACGGAGACTGGAGCACGCTGAAGTCCTTCGTGTGCGCCTGGAACCTGGACCGGCGAGGCCTGAACCCCCGGCAGCCAtcggtggtggtggaggtgccCAGCGCCGTCATGTGCCTGGCCTTCCACCCCACGCAGCCGTCCCACATTGCAG GTGGGCTGTACAGTGGTGAGGTGCTGGTGTGGGACGTGAGCCGGCCCGAGGACCCGCTGCTCTGGCGCACGGGCCTCACGGacgacacacacacagaccccgTGTACCAG GTGGTCTGGCTCCCCGAGCCCCGGCACAGCCACCGCTTCCAGGTGCTGAGCGTGGCCACAGATGGGAAGGTGCTGCTCTGGCAGGGGGTCGGGGCGGGCCAGCTGCAGCTCACCGAGGGCTTCGCCCTGGTCGTGCAGCAGCTCCCCCGGAACACCAAGCTAAGGAAG cctccccGGGGGGAGACGGAGGTGGGCACCACGGCAGTGGCTTTCTCCAGCTTTGACCCCAGCCTTTTTGTTCTGGGCACGGAAGGCGGCTTCCCACTCAAGTGCTCCCTGGCAGCGGAAGAGGCCGCCCTCACGCGGATGCCTAGCTCTGTGCCCCTGCGGGCCCCGGCACAGTTCACCTTCTCTCCCCATGGTGGCCCCGTCTACTCCGTGAGCTGTTCCCCCTTCCACAG GAACCTCTTCCTGAGCGCAGGGACCGACGGCCACGTCCACCTGTACTCCATGCTGCAGGCGCAGCCGCTGACCTCCCTGCGGCTGTCCCACAAGTACCTGTTTGCTGTGCGCTGGTCCCCAGTGCGCCCTTTGGTGTTTGCGGCTGCTTCTGGGGAAG GTGATGTGCAACTGTTTGATCTCCAGAAAAGCTCCCAGAAACCCACAGTTTCCATCAAGCAAACCCAGGATGGCAGCCCTGTCTATTGTCTTGAATTTAATCGCCAGCAGACTCAGCTCTTGGCTGCTGGCGACGCCCAGGGCACAGTGAAGGTGTGGCAGCTAAGCACCGAGTTCACTGAACAAGGGCCTGGGGAGACAGAGGACTTGGAGCAGCTGGCGGCGGAGGTGGCCACCTGA